In Parafrankia irregularis, the sequence CAGCGCGTCGTTGGGCCACTCGTCGCGGGGCACGGCCAGCCGCTCGTCGATACGAGCCTGGACGTAGCCGCTGAGCGAGTCCGAGCTGTCGGAGATGGAGATGCTCTTCCCGGTCGCCGCCGCCTCCTGGAACCGCCTGCCGCTCTCCCGGATCCAGCCGTAGTAGGCCATCGAGTCCGCTTCCGGGAACCCGAACAGGCGGGCCATGGCGGCCGGCGGGATCGGCTCGGCGACGTGGGCGGCGAAGTCGACGCCGGCCGCGCCCGCCTCGCGGGCCTCGGCGAGCATCTGCTCCACCAGCTTCGTGCTCAGGTCCCTGAGGTACGGCTCGATCTTCTGGCTGCGGTGGACCGCGACGACCGAGTTGATGATCCGCCGGACCTTGCCGTGCCGCGGCTCGACCAGCGCCGCGATGTTCTTGTCCTCCTCGGGCAGGTTGTCGGCACCCGCGCTGCCCGAGAAGTTCTCGACACTGCGCAGGCCGAGGTCGACCGATGAGTAGGACACGGCGGCGAGTACGCCGTTGAGGCCGGGGAAGGGCACGACACCACCGGTGTCGCGCAGTTCCCGGAACGCGGCGGCCCGCTCCTCCGGATCCACGGCCAGCGGCGTGGGGCCAGCCCCAACGGTCTTTTCGGACACGAGTCCCTCCCGGACTGGCAGATCAGCAGTCATCGACGAGCCATTTCACGAACCGCGCGAGCGGGTAGAAGCCGTCATGCGGCAGCCCGGCGGCGACGTCCACGACCTCGCCCAACGGAACGAGGCGTTGCATGCCCCGGGAGGCGAGCCGGTCCCGCAGCGCCTCGGCTCTGGCCGCCGGGTAGATCCCGATGGTCTGCGTCGCGACGTTCACGTGATCGAGCGCCGCGTCGAGCGACGGGACCC encodes:
- a CDS encoding cytochrome P450; the encoded protein is MSEKTVGAGPTPLAVDPEERAAAFRELRDTGGVVPFPGLNGVLAAVSYSSVDLGLRSVENFSGSAGADNLPEEDKNIAALVEPRHGKVRRIINSVVAVHRSQKIEPYLRDLSTKLVEQMLAEAREAGAAGVDFAAHVAEPIPPAAMARLFGFPEADSMAYYGWIRESGRRFQEAAATGKSISISDSSDSLSGYVQARIDERLAVPRDEWPNDALTRFLVTEVEGETLTPRNIRAQIMFMIGAGSDTTRNTLGSLIYRLGLDPEAYAELRRNPALIDAAIEEALRIDAPAQWMVRTCASPMELDGRQVEAGQKVFMCIGSANRDESKHENPNEFRLDRTDRSHLAFGSGPHICPGAGLARMEMRAAMRAFTERVVSYHLVEPDRYDAVPTAMLQGPHTVRIVIDEEAVDAGEAASASEDA